A region of Anolis carolinensis isolate JA03-04 unplaced genomic scaffold, rAnoCar3.1.pri scaffold_7, whole genome shotgun sequence DNA encodes the following proteins:
- the slc27a4 gene encoding long-chain fatty acid transport protein 4 codes for MLRFLALLLLLVVFRFFLDLPWIQVIPAILIFYLGSGGWKFLRIVVKTAKRDIMAGLSLASTWVNMWWYMKHGETIPRIFQRVAKRHPEKAALVFQGTGETWTFQDLEDYSNRVANLLCDRGFCSGDVVALFMESRNQYVGLWLGMAKIGVEAALLNSNVRQDALLHCVNVSKAKAIIFGSELSAALKEVQPSLGKSVHLFCSGDLKTENIPVGAEHLDPLIQKASSFTPKPPDKGFLDKLFYIYTSGTTGLPKAAIIVHSRYYRMASLVYNGFRMRADDVVYNCLPLYHSAGNIVGVGQCLLHGLTVVVRKKFSASGFWDDCIKYNCTVVQYIGEICRYLLNQPVQEAERKHRVRMALGNGLRATIWKEFTQRFGIPQIAEFYGATECNCSMGNFDNKFGACGFNSRILPFIYPINLVRVNEDTMELIRGPDGLCIQCKPGEPGQLVGRIKQSNPLQRFDGYLNSEANSKKMARDVFTKGDCAYLTGDVLVMDELGYMYFRDRTGDTFRWKGENVSTTEVEGTLSRLLSMTDVVVYGVEVPGAEGKAGMAAIVDPDHTCDLERFAEDMKKALPAYARPIFLRLVLELNKTSTFKFQKMDLRKEGYDPNVVKDRLYYLEPRLGRYLPLDLEAYRRIQSGQAKL; via the exons ATGCTTCGCTTCCtggcgctcctcctcctcctggtcgtTTTCCGCTTCTTCCTGGACTTGCCTTGGATCCAAGTCATCCCAGCCATCCTCATATTTTACTTGGGATCCGGAGGGTGGAAGTTCCTTCGCATCGTCGTCAAGACAGCCAAGCGGGATATCAT GGCCGGCTTGTCCCTTGCCTCGACCTGGGTGAACATGTGGTGGTACATGAAGCACGGCGAGACCATCCCGCGCATCTTCCAGCGAGTGGCGAAGAGGCATCCGGAGAAAGCGGCGCTTGTTTTCCAGGGGACGGGCGAGACCTGGACCTTCCAGGACTTGGAGGACTACTCCAACCGGGTGGCCAACCTCCTCTGCGACAGGGGCTTCTGCTCGGGGGACGTGGTGGCCCTCTTCATGGAGTCGCGCAACCAGTACGTGGGCCTCTGGCTCGGCATGGCCAAGATCGGGGTCGAGGCCGCGCTGCTGAACTCCAACGTGCGGCAGGACGCTCTGCTCCACTGCGTCAACGTCTCCAAAGCCAAAGCCATCATCTTCGGGAGCGAGTTGTCTGCAG CTTTAAAGGAGGTGCAGCCTTCGCTCGGGAAGTCGGTCCACCTCTTCTGTTCCGGAGACTTGAAAACAGAAAACATCCCAGTCGGTGCAGAACATCTGGACCCATTGATTCAGAAAGCCTCCTCCTTCACACCCAAGCCTCCAGACAAGGGGTTTCTAG ATAAACTGTTCTATATATACACTTCCGGCACGACAGGTCTGCCTAAGGCTGCCATCATCGTCCATTCGAG GTATTACCGCATGGCGTCGTTGGTGTACAATGGATTCCGGATGAGAGCGGACGACGTGGTTTACAATTGCCTCCCTTTGTATCACTCCGCAG GGAATATTGTGGGGGTCGGGCAGTGCCTCCTCCACGGGCTGACGGTGGTGGTGCGGAAGAAGTTCTCTGCTTCCGGCTTCTGGGACGACTGCATCAAGTACAACTGTACG GTTGTGCAGTACATTGGGGAGATCTGTCGGTATCTCTTGAACCAGCCGGTGCAGGAAGCGGAACGGAAGCACCGGGTGCGGATGGCGCTGGGCAACGGCTTGCGGGCCACCATTTGGAAGGAGTTCACCCAGCGCTTTGGCATCCCCCAGATTGCCGAGTTTTACGGCGCCACCGAGTGCAACTGCAGCATGGGCAACTTCGACAACAAG tTCGGAGCGTGTGGCTTCAACAGCAGGATCCTTCCCTTCATTTACCCCATCAACCTGGTCCGGGTCAACGAGGACACGATGGAGCTGATCCGGGGACCTGACGGGCTCTGCATTCAGTGCAAACCCG GGGAACCTGGTCAGCTGGTTGGTCGCATCAAACAAAGCAATCCGTTGCAGCGCTTTGACGGCTACTTGAACAGCGAGGCCAACTCTAAAAAGATGGCCCGAGACGTCTTCACCAAAGGCGACTGCGCCTACCTCACAG GGGACGTGCTGGTCATGGATGAGTTGGGCTACATGTATTTCCGAGACCGAACGGGAGACACTTTCCGCTGGAAGGGCGAAAATGTCTCCACGACGGAAGTGGAAGGAACGCTCAGCCGCCTCCTCAGCATGACGGACGTTGTCGTCTATGGGGTGGAAGTTCCAG GTGCCGAAGGGAAGGCCGGAATGGCAGCCATTGTCGATCCGGACCACACCTGTGACCTGGAGCGTTTTGCGGAGGACATGAAGAAGGCCCTTCCTGCGTACGCACGGCCCATTTTCCTGCGGCTGGTTTTGGAATTGAACAAAACAA